The following proteins are encoded in a genomic region of Arachis stenosperma cultivar V10309 chromosome 4, arast.V10309.gnm1.PFL2, whole genome shotgun sequence:
- the LOC130977156 gene encoding zinc-finger homeodomain protein 9-like, translating into MDIAAQTTINNNNINNSSTTPTKSSPPTEEHETETPTRIIQNTTTTTTATTIPNTPTPSKALTFSNGVLKRHHPHHISAANHHHQLVVYKECLKNHAAALGGHALDGCGEFMPAPTATAGDPTSIKCAACGCHRNFHRREPEDPLISSAFEFHSQNRHHPPPPPPPPPHRSPNSASPPPISSAYYHHPSAAPHMLLALSGAGIAVPPESTAAPISAAAALASPRKRFRTKFSQEQKEKMHKFAERVGWKMQKRDDDLVHEFCSEVGVDRGVLKVWMHNNKNNLAKKESNGAAVTTINGGVGVLGSGGGSRSIIMEEDPNNNNNNNNGNGVGVGVNGGANGSSSSS; encoded by the coding sequence ATGGACATAGCAGCacaaacaacaatcaacaacaacaacatcaacaatagTAGCACTACTCCAACAAAATCATCACCACCAACTGAAGAACATGAAACTGAAACACCAACTAGGATTATTCAAAacactactactactactactgcTACAACCATACCCAACACACCAACACCATCAAAGGCTTTAACTTTCTCAAATGGGGTCCTAAAACGCCACCACCCTCACCACATCTCCGCcgccaaccaccaccaccaactcGTTGTATACAAGGAATGCTTGAAGAACCACGCCGCCGCTCTCGGCGGCCACGCGCTCGACGGCTGTGGGGAGTTCATGCCCGCACCCACCGCCACCGCCGGAGACCCTACATCCATCAAGTGCGCCGCCTGCGGCTGCCACAGGAACTTCCACCGCCGTGAGCCAGAGGACCCGCTTATCTCCTCTGCCTTCGAGTTTCATTCACAAAACCGCCACCATCCTCCTCCACCGCCTCCTCCACCGCCTCACCGAAGCCCTAACTCTGCGTCTCCGCCGCCGATCTCCTCCGCTTACTATCACCACCCGTCCGCAGCACCTCACATGCTACTTGCCCTCTCCGGCGCTGGCATCGCCGTGCCGCCGGAGAGCACCGCGGCACCAATTTCCGCCGCCGCAGCTTTAGCGTCTCCGAGGAAGAGGTTCAGGACGAAGTTCAGCCAGGAGCAGAAGGAGAAGATGCACAAGTTCGCAGAGCGTGTCGGGTGGAAGATGCAGAAGAGAGACGATGATTTGGTTCATGAGTTCTGCAGCGAAGTTGGCGTTGATCGTGGTGTTCTCAAAGTTTGGATGCATAACAACAAGAACAATCTCGCGAAGAAAGAGAGTAATGGCGCTGCTGTTACCACTATTAACGGTGGTGTTGGTGTTCTTGGAAGTGGTGGTGGTAGCAGAAGCATTATTATGGAGGAAGATcctaataacaacaacaacaacaacaatggtaatggtgttggtgttggtgttaATGGCGGTGCTAatggttcttcttcttcttcttaa